The Edaphobacter sp. 12200R-103 genome contains a region encoding:
- a CDS encoding sigma 54-interacting transcriptional regulator yields MATSLPATLGQLRKSEYSPERLARSVKDELRENLIARLRARETIFPGIVGYEDTVVPQIVNAILSRHNFILLGLRGQAKSRILRALTTLLDPHTPYVAGSEVRDNPYAPISRYSRDLIAKHGDETPIAWMTPEDRFVEKLATPDVTVADLVGDIDPIKAARSNQDLGSELTMHYGLLPRANRGIFAINEVPDLAGKIQVALFNIMQEGDVQIKGYPVRLPLDVAIVFSANPEDYTARGKIVTPLKDRIGSEIRTHYPEDIEEGIRITAQEAWSERPATKIEIPHYVRQVIEQIAFTAREDKKVDKRSGVSQRLPITTMELVLSNAERRALIHGEKLVVPRIGDIYAALPGITGKVELEYEGEMRGADTVIREIIRTAVAQVFDKYFAGTDTQQIEEWFNLGGTVQLNDTQPASASLAELKQIQGLLEKLSPLKIDGEAGAEVTVSGAEFLLEGMTAHKRISRAEERVFTAAEKKQRLDQATQFAERMREREQEEEFNTRNRTRRGFN; encoded by the coding sequence AGAGCGAATACTCCCCCGAACGATTAGCCCGCAGCGTCAAGGACGAGCTTCGTGAAAACCTGATTGCTCGACTGCGCGCACGGGAGACCATCTTTCCGGGAATCGTCGGCTATGAGGATACGGTTGTTCCCCAGATTGTGAATGCCATCCTGTCGCGGCACAACTTCATCCTGCTGGGACTTCGCGGCCAGGCCAAGTCGCGTATCCTGCGCGCTCTGACGACCCTGCTCGATCCGCATACTCCGTATGTGGCGGGTTCAGAGGTTCGGGATAACCCTTACGCACCCATCAGCAGGTATTCGCGTGACCTGATTGCAAAGCACGGAGATGAGACGCCCATCGCCTGGATGACCCCGGAAGACCGCTTCGTCGAGAAGCTGGCCACCCCGGACGTGACGGTTGCGGACCTGGTCGGCGATATCGACCCGATCAAAGCGGCACGGTCGAACCAGGACCTGGGCTCGGAGCTGACCATGCACTATGGCCTGTTACCTCGCGCCAACCGCGGCATCTTCGCGATCAACGAGGTTCCGGACCTCGCGGGCAAGATCCAGGTGGCGCTGTTTAACATCATGCAGGAGGGCGATGTACAGATTAAGGGCTACCCCGTGCGGTTGCCGCTCGACGTCGCCATCGTCTTCAGCGCGAACCCGGAGGACTATACGGCTCGCGGGAAGATCGTCACTCCGCTGAAGGACCGTATCGGCTCGGAGATTCGCACGCACTACCCCGAGGATATTGAAGAAGGCATCCGCATTACGGCGCAGGAAGCATGGTCGGAGCGCCCGGCGACCAAGATCGAGATTCCGCACTATGTACGGCAGGTGATCGAGCAGATCGCCTTTACGGCGCGTGAAGACAAGAAGGTCGACAAGCGCTCGGGGGTCTCGCAACGCCTGCCCATCACGACGATGGAGCTGGTGTTGTCGAATGCGGAGCGGCGTGCGCTGATTCACGGCGAAAAACTGGTCGTACCCCGCATTGGCGACATCTATGCTGCGCTGCCAGGTATTACGGGCAAGGTGGAGCTGGAGTACGAAGGCGAGATGCGCGGCGCCGATACCGTCATTCGCGAGATCATTCGCACTGCGGTTGCTCAGGTCTTCGACAAATACTTCGCTGGAACCGACACACAGCAGATTGAAGAATGGTTCAACCTGGGCGGTACGGTGCAGTTGAACGATACGCAGCCTGCATCGGCATCGCTGGCGGAGTTGAAGCAGATTCAGGGACTGCTCGAAAAGCTTTCACCTCTGAAGATCGACGGGGAAGCAGGTGCGGAGGTCACCGTGAGCGGAGCCGAGTTTCTGCTGGAAGGCATGACCGCACACAAGCGCATCAGCCGCGCGGAAGAGCGCGTGTTCACGGCGGCCGAGAAGAAGCAGCGGCTCGACCAGGCGACGCAGTTTGCAGAACGGATGCGGGAGCGCGAGCAGGAGGAAGAGTTCAACACGCGCAATCGCACGCGCAGGGGCTTCAACTAG